The genomic window CGGTCACCGCCCGTCGCGGGTCCTGCCCCTCGAAGAGCACGGCGTGCACCGCCTCCACGATGGGCATTTCGATCCCCCGCTGGCGCGCCAGGTCGCGGGCGGAGCGCGCGGTGCGGACCCCCTCCGCCACCTCCGTCATCCCGGCCAGGATCTCGTCCAGATTCCTCCCCTTCCCCAGCTCGACCCCCACGGAGCGGTTGCGCGACAGGGCCCCGGTGCAGGTGAGGATCAGGTCGCCCATCCCGGCGAGCCCGGAGAAGGTCTGCGGGTTCGCGCCCAGGGCCACGCCCAGGCGCGTGATCTCCGCGAGGCCGCGGGTGATGAGCGCGGCACGGGTGTTGTTCCCGAAGCCCAGCCCCTCCACCGCGCCGGCGGCGATGGCGATCACGTTCTTGAGCGCCCCCCCGATCTCGACCCCCGGCACGTCGCTGCTGGTGTAGACGCGGAAGTACTCCGTCTGGAAGAGCTCCTGCGCGCGCTTCGCCGAGCGCGCGGAGCGCGAAGCGATGGTCACCGCGGTCGGCTGCCCCAGCCCGACCTCCAGCGCGAAGCTGGGGCCGGACAGGTAGGTGGCGCACAGCGCGGCCTCGCGCGGGAGCACGTCCTCCAGCACCGCGTCCATCGTCTCCAGCGTCTCCACCTCGATCCCCTTGGAGGCGCTCACCACCAGGGCGTCCGGACGCATCGAGCGCCCCGCCTCCGCCATCACCGGCCGCACCACGTGCGAGGGGCTGACGGAGACCACCACCCCGGCCCCGTCCACCGCCTCGGGCATGTGCGCGGTGGCGCGCAGCCGGGGGTCCAGCGCCACCTCGGAGAGGTACCGGGGGTTGCGGTGGTCGCGCTCGATGGCCTCGGCCACGTCCGCCTCGTGCGACCAGAGGATCGTGGGGATCCCCTTGCGCGCGAGGACGTTGGCCAGCGCGGTCCCCCAGCTCCCCGCCCCCACCACCGCCACGCGCTCGCTCATGGCTCGTCCTCCGCGTCGGCGACCGCGGCGGCCGCGGCGACGGTGGTCTCGGCCGGGTGCTCCGCGACCGTCTTCTTCCCGAAGCGGTGCTCCTCGCCGCGCAGGATCCGCCCCACGTTCGCCCGGTGCGAATACACGATGAACGCCGCCACCGCCGTGCCCAGCACCAGGACCTCGGTGCGGTCCTGCCGGAGCCAGAGCAGCGGGACCACCGTGAGCGCCGCCAGGACCGAGG from Longimicrobiaceae bacterium includes these protein-coding regions:
- a CDS encoding NAD(P)H-dependent glycerol-3-phosphate dehydrogenase, which gives rise to MSERVAVVGAGSWGTALANVLARKGIPTILWSHEADVAEAIERDHRNPRYLSEVALDPRLRATAHMPEAVDGAGVVVSVSPSHVVRPVMAEAGRSMRPDALVVSASKGIEVETLETMDAVLEDVLPREAALCATYLSGPSFALEVGLGQPTAVTIASRSARSAKRAQELFQTEYFRVYTSSDVPGVEIGGALKNVIAIAAGAVEGLGFGNNTRAALITRGLAEITRLGVALGANPQTFSGLAGMGDLILTCTGALSRNRSVGVELGKGRNLDEILAGMTEVAEGVRTARSARDLARQRGIEMPIVEAVHAVLFEGQDPRRAVTGLMLREPKPEHWG